Part of the Streptomyces sp. NBC_00457 genome, TACTCCTCGCTGCCCTCGCGCAGCGGAACGTTCTCGCACAGCTCGTAGCCGCTGTACACGCCCCAGGTCGGCGCCAGGGTGGCCGCCAGCACCGCCCGCACCTCGAACGCCGGCCGCCCGCCGCGCTGCAGATACGCATGGAGAATGTCCGGCGTATTGACGAAGAAGTTCGGCCGCATATACGACGCCGCCTCACCCGACAACTCGCTCAGATACTCCGTCAGCTCCTGCTTGCTGTTGCGCCAGGTGAAATACGTGTACGACTGCTGGAACCCGATCTGCGCCAGCGTGTGCATCATCGCCGGACGGGTGAACGCCTCCGCCAGGAAGATCACATCCGGGTCGGTCCGCCCGATGTCCGCCAGCACCCGCTGCCAGAACACCACCGGCTTGGTATGCGGATTGTCCACCCGGAAAATCCGCACCCCGTGCGCCATCCACAACCGCAACACCCGCAGCGTCTCCGCGACCAGCCCGTCCATGTCCGCGTCGAACGCGACCGGATAGATGTCCTGGTACTTCTTCGGCGGATTCTCCGCATACGCGATCGACCCGTCCGGGCGGTGATGGAACCACTGCGGATGCTTGTCCACCCACGGATGATCCGGCGAGCACTGCAACGCGAAGTCCAGCGCCACCTCCATCCCCAGCGCACGCGCCTGGCCCACGAACCAGTCGAAGTCCTCGAAGCCGCCCAGCTGCGGATGGATCGCGTCGTGCCCGCCCTCCGGCGACCCGATCGCCCACGGCACCCCCACATCCTCAGCAGACGGGTTGAGGGTGTTGTTGCGGCCCTTGCGGAACGTGGTCCCGATCGGATGGATCGGCGGCAGATACACCACGTCGAAACCCATCGACGCGATCACCGGCAGCCGCCGCGCGGCCGTCCGGAACGTCCCGTGCGGCTGCTGGGGCGTGCCCTCCGACCGCGGGAAGAACTCGTACCACGACCCGAACAGCGCCCGCTCCCGCTCCACCAGCAACGGCAACGCCTCCAACGCCGTCACCAACTCCCGCAGCGGATACCGCCCCAGCACCGCGTCCAGCTCCGGCCCGAAGGCCGCCGCCAGGCGCACCGCGGACGGCAGCGAGTCGTCGAGCATCGTCTTGGCGGCTGTCAGTACCGTCGCCCGGCCCGCGTCCGCCGGCACGCCCGCTGCCATCCGGCGATACAGTTCGGCGCCCTCCTCCAGGACCAGGCCGGTGTCGATCCCGGCCGGCACCTTGATGCGGGCGGTGTGGCGCCAGGTGGCCACCGGGTCGCTCCAGGCCTCGACGTGATACGTCCAGCGGCCCACCGCGTCCGGTGTGACGTCGGCTCCCCAGCGGTCGGAGCCGGGTGCCAGCTCCCGCATGGGCGTCCAGGGGCCGGGTCGGCCGTCGGGGTCCGTCAGGACGACGTTCGCGGCGACTGCGTCATGGCCCTCGCGGAACACGGTGGCGGTGACCTGGAAGGTTTCCCCCGCGACCGCCTTGGCGGGGTGCCTGCCGCACTCCACGGCCGGACGGACGCCGAGGACGGGAATGCGGCCGATGGCCGGAGTCGGACTCATGGGATGACACCTCCGCCATGCTCGTGGCCGGGCACGCCGCCCGGCCGGTGGTTTCAGAACTGCGCCGGAAGGGGGCTCCGCCTGCCTCCCGGGTCTATCTCCCCGCCGGGGAACGCCTCCGCCGCCACGGCGGACCTCGCCGCCGGGTACCGCTCCGCCTGACCCGTCCGGTCTGTTCCCGCAGATAGGTGACCATGCCGGTGCGCAGATAGCGCTCGGCGGCGTCGGCGGCCTCGCGCGCGCACCGCTTGCCCATCAGGACGCAGAGGGTGTAGCCCGAGTCCTCGAAGGTGGCCCGCACCAAACGGTCGGCGGGAGCCGCGAGCATCGCTCGTTCCCAGGCCCGGTACCGCTGCAGTTGCCGGGCCACCTCGGCTTTGGCGGGGAGCAGCATGGCGCAGATTCACCTCCGGATCGCGGCCGCGACACACGGACGGGGCCTTCACACATGGTGCACGCGCGATGACTCAGCGTCTTGTTGGATCTTCAACGACCTCGGATGTGCCTCACCCGTCTCGGATGTGCGCTCGTGTTGCACGAATGGCGTAGCGCTCCCACTCTTGAGGTGACTCAGAAGCGATCAACGCTCACGCTTCGTATTCGGGGCCCGTTCCGCAGGGACGAGAAGGAGCGCGAGCTTCGCAGGTGAGGAGCCAACGACGATGAAGACCGCAAGTGCCTGCTACTACCACCTCGATGTGGAAGTCAGCCCGGAACGCGTCGGACAGGTCAGGCGCATCCTGGCAGCTCACCTCAGGTTCTGGGACCTCGAAAACCTCGTCGAGCCGGTCTGCGGCGGCGCCGAGATGCTGCTCAAGGCGATCGACGAGCACGCGACGGACAAGAACACGTCGATCGAGATGTGGTGGAACGGCCAGCACCTCATCACCGCCGTGGGGGACAACGATCGCGATCTGCGCCCCGACCAGGATCTGCGCGCCTGCCTGGAACGGCTCGCCGCCACCAGCGACGGCTGGGGCTGCTGCGCCACGGACACCGGCAGCAAGGTCATCTGGTTCTCCCAGCGCGCCCGCGCCGGCGCCCGCGTCCCGCTGGTGCCGACGGCCCCCGCGCCGAGCCTGCGGGAGGTCCTCCAGGTGCCCCGCGAAGTGCCCGCCGCGGCCCTCGCCGGCTCCGTGCGCACGGCGGACGACGTTCTGGAGGACGCCCGGTGACCGCGAAGCGGAAGGCAGGGGTGCCCGCGTGGAGCGGGCACCCCTACCCGTTGGGTGCCGCCTTCGACGGGAAGGGCACCAACTTCGCGCTCTTCAGCGAAGTCGCCGAACGCGTCGAGCTGATCCTGGTCGACGACGACGGCACCCACCGGAAGGTCCCGCTCGCCGAGGTCGACGGCTTCGTCTGGCACGGCTATCTCCCCGGCGTCGGCCCCGGCCAGCGCTACGGCTACCGGGTGCACGGCCCGTGGGCCCCCGCCGCGGGCCACCGGTGCAATCCGAAGAAGCTGCTCCTCGACCCGTACACCAGGGCGGTGGACGGACAGGTCGACAACCACGCCTCCCTCTTCGAGCGGGCGCCGAACGGACCCTCCCCGGCCGACAGCGCCGGACACACCATGCTCGGCGTGGTGACCGACCCGGCCTTCGACTGGGGCGACGACCGCCCGCCCCAGCGGCCGTACGCCGACACCGTGATCTACGAGGCCCATGTCCGGGGCCTCACCCGCACCCACCCCGACGTGCCCCCCGACCTGCGCGGCACCTACGCCGGGCTCGCCCATCCCGCGATAGTCGAGCACCTCACCTCCCTCGGCGTGACCGCCGTGGAGCTGATGCCGGTGCACCAGTTCGTGCAGGACGGCGTGCTCAGCGACCGCGGCCTGTCGAACTACTGGGGCTACAACACCATCGGCTTCTTCGCCCCGCACAACGCCTACGCCGCCCACGGCACCCGCGGCCAGCAGGTCACCGAGTTCAAGGCGATGGTGAAGGCGCTGCACGCGGCCGGGCTCGAAGTGATCCTGGACGTCGTCTACAACCACACAGCCGAGGGCAACGAGAAGGGCCCCACCCTCTCCTTCCGCGGCATCGACAACGCCTCGTACTACCGCCTGGTGGACGGCGACTGGACCCACTACTACGACACCACCGGCACCGGCAACAGCCTGCTGATGCGGCACCCCTACGTGCTGCAGCTGATCATGGACTCGCTGCGGTACTGGGTCACGGAGATGCACGTCGACGGCTTCCGCTTCGACCTCGCGGCCACGCTGGCCCGGCAGTTCCACGAGGTGGACCGGCTGTCGGCGTTCTTCGACCTGATCCAGCAGGACCCGGTGATCAGCCGCGTCAAGCTGATCGCCGAGCCCTGGGACGTGGGGGAGGGCGGCTACCAGGTCGGCAACTTCCCGCCGCTGTGGTCGGAGTGGAACGGCAAGTACCGCGATGCCGTACGGGACTTCTGGCGCGGTGGGGAACACACGCTGGGCGAGTTCGCCTCACGGCTGACCGGCTCGTCCGACCTGTATCAGCACAGCAGGCGCCGGCCGCGCGCCAGCGTCAACTTCGTGACCGCACATGACGGGTTCACGCTGCGCGACCTCGTGTCGTACAACGACAAGCACAACGAGGCCAACGGCGAGGGCAACCGCGACGGCGAGAGCACCAACCGGTCCTGGAACTGCGGTGTCGAGGGCGAGACACGCGCCCCGGCCGTGCGGGAACTGCGCGCCCGCCAGCAGCGGAACTTCCTGGCCACGCTGCTGCTGTCCCAGGGCATCCCGATGCTGTGCCACGGCGACGAACTGGGCCGCACCCAGCGCGGCAACAACAACGCCTACTGCCAGGACAACGAAGTCTCCTGGATCGACTGGCGGTTGACCGAGGAGCAGCGGGACCTGCTGGACTTCACCCGGTACGTCATCGGTCTGCGCGCCGCCCACCCCGTACTGCGCCGCCGCCGGTTCTTCCGCGGCCAGACCGCCACCCACGCCGGCCAGCCGGTGCCCGACCTGGTGTGGCTGCTGCCGGACGCGCAGGCGATGACGGACGCGGACTGGCGGCGCTCCGACGCGCACTGCGTCGGTGTGTTCCTCAACGGAGACGCCATCGCCGAACCCGACCCGTGCGGCCGGCCCGTCGTGGACGACTCGTTCCTGCTGCTGCTCAACAGCTACTGGGAGCCGGTCGACTTCCAGCTCCCGGACGTCACCTACGGCGAGCGCTGGACGACTCTGATCGACACCGCCGACCCGGGCGCCCCCGACGAGTCCGAGCACAAGGCGGGCACCGGCATGACCGTCGAGGCCCGCAGCCTGGTCCTGCTGTCACGACCCTCCCGCTCGGCAGGCTGAGGACCAGGGCCTGTCCGGCGGATCATGCTGGCGTCGCGGGGTCTGGCACGCCCATCTGCGGCGTTGTCGTCGGTTGCCGACTCCCCCACGCTCGAACAACCTCGCGCGGGAGGTGCCCCCATCGCCCCCGCTCACCTGCACTGAGGAGGTGCCGTTTCTTGCAGCCGGCCTGATCCGCCGGACAGGCCCTGGCGCGTCAGCGGGCCCGCTGCGAGGTCACCGTGAACTGGGCGCCGTCGGCGTCGCGCAGCACGGCCTCCTCGGCGTTCTCCGACAGCACGCTGCCGCCGTTCAGCTCCGCGGCCCGGGCGCAGGCCGCGACGTCCGTGACCGCGAAGTGGACCTGCCAGTGCGGCCGGATCGTGGGGTCCGGGGCCGACCCCAGCGCCCCCGACTCGATGCGGGCCACGACATCGCCACCGCTGCGCAGGACGACCTCGCCGCCCTCGTAGTGGACCTCGACGGAGCCTGGCCGGTCGGTGGCCCAGTCGAGGATCTCGCCGTAGAAGATGGCGGAGTCGAAGGCGTCGCGGGTGTGCAGCCGGATGAAGGTCGGCGCCGAGCGGCGCCAGGTCTCCCAGTTGCCCACCAGCTCGCCCTCCCAGATCCCGAAGGTGGCGCCGTCCCGGTCGGCCAGCAGCGCCGCACGCCCCGGCGGGAAGGAGATCGGGCCCACCGCCGCCGTGCCGCCGCGCTCCTGCGCGCGGGCCACGGCCTCGTCCGCGCTGGGCACGGCGAAGTAGGGCGTCCACGCCACGGCCATCTGCCACATCGTGGCGATCCCGGCGATCCCGGCGACCGGTGTGCCGCCTGCCAGAGCGATCCGGAAGCGGTCGCCGAGCTTCGCCGTGCGCCAGCGCCAGCCCAGCACCGCCGCGTAGAACGATTCGGTGGCCTCGAGATCGCGGCTGGTCAGGCTCACCCAGCAGGGTGCGCCGAACACGGAGTGGGTGGAGACGACGTCCGTCGCCCCACGGGAGAGTGTCGTGTCTTTGTTCATCGCAGTCGCGTCCTGGTCTCCTCGACCGGCAGCCCCACCGGTGGTCGTCCCAGTGTCCAACCGGAACCGTTCCGGGCGCCTGCCGAGTACCCAGGCGTAGAGTCGGAAACGGCAGATCGGCGCAACCGACCGGAGGTGCTCATGCCCACCGACGGGGGCTCGGAGCGGATCTTCGAGCTGCAGGAAGAGGTCGATCAACTCAAGGAAGCGGTCGCCTCGCATGCTGTCGTGGACCAGGCGATCGGCATGATCGTCGCGCTCGGCCGGGTGACTCCGGGCGAGGGGTGGAAGATCCTCAAGGACATCTCGCAGCACACGAACATCAAACTGCGCAATGTCGCGGAACTCATTCTGATCTGGGGCCGCAGCGGCGTCATGCCGCTGGAGATCAGGGTGGAACTGGAAGAGGGTCTGGACCGCTACGGCCCCACGGAGATTCCCGGCGCACCGCCGGAGCGGTGAGCCGGGAACGGTGTGCGTCGAGGCCCGCGGCCACGGTCAGCGGGCCTCGACGAGGAGTTCCTCGTGCAGCCGGGCGCAGCAGCCGCTGAGCAGCCGTGAGACATGCATCTGCGAGATCCCGAGCTGCTGGGCGATGCGGCTCTGCGTCATACCGCCGAAGAACCGCAGATAGAGGATGGTCCGCTCACGCTCGGGCAGCGCCCTCAGCACGGGCCCGGCGGCCACCCGGTCGACGACGACGTCGTACGACGGATCCGGCCCACCGAGCCCGTCCGCCAGCGCGTACCCGTCCGTGCCGGGCATCTCCGCGTCCAGCGACAGCGCGGTGAAGCACTCAAGGGCCTCCATGCCGGTCCGTACCTCGTCCTCACTGAGCTGCGCGTACTCGGCGATCTCCGCGACGGTCGGGGCGCGCCCCGGAGTCGTGTGGGCCAGCTCCTTCGCCGCACGGCGGACCCGATTGCGTAGGTCCTGCACGCGGCGCGGCACATGCAGCGTCCACATGTGGTCGCGGAAGTGCCGCTTGATCTCCCCGGTCACGGTCGGCACGGCATACGCCTCGAAGGCCCGGCCACGCGACGGGTCGTAGTGGTCGACGGCCTTGACCAGGCCCAGGGCGGCCACCTGGTAGAGGTCCTCCAGGGACTCGCCGCGCCCCTTGAAGCGGACGGCGATCCGCTCCGCCATGGGCAGCCAGGCCTCGACCAACTCGTCCCTCAGTGCCCTGCGCGCCGGCCCCTCGGGCAGCTGCGACAGCCGTTCGAACGCGGCCGCTGTGTCGGGGGCGTCATCATGCGGATGCTGCGTCGTTCCGCCGGCGCTACGCATCGTGCGCACCTCCCTTGGCAGGTGTGCTGGATGGACAGTCACCACGGGAGGCGCGGGCTCGGACCGGAACGAAAGGCACCGGGGACCCATCCCGGCCTCCACGGACGTGCCTCCGGTCCGAAGCACTGAAAGGTGGATTCCCCCACTTGGGGGAATCCAAACAATTCGGTCCATATCGACTCTTGACCTGTCCTTGAGGCAAGGGAGAAGCAATTACCTCTGCTACAGAGCTAATCTCGACCGCATGGACGACGAGACCTTCCCGGAAGAGCTGGCCGACGCGCTCGTCGGGGTGCAGCGGCTGATCCGGCGCCGGCTGCGCCGTGAGATGGCCGCACCGCAGCTGCGCGGAGCCGAAGTGGAACTCCTGCGCCTGGTCGTGACCCGCCCCGGCATCGGCATCTCGGACGCGGCCAAAGACCTGTATCTGGCGAGCAACTCGGTGTCGACGCTGGTCAACCGGCTGGCGACGGAGGGCTATCTGATCCGCGAGACGGACCCGGCCGACCGCCGGGCCGCGCGCCTGGTGCCCACCCCCGCGGCGCGGACCCGGCTGCGCGCATGGCGCACCCGTCGCGCGGACCTCGTACGACAGCAGGTGGCCCGGCTCGACGAGGCGGACCGCGCGGCGCTCCGGGCGGCGATCCCGGCCCTGCGCACCCTCGCCGTCCAGCTGCACGAGGAGGCCGAGGAGTCATGACCCCGGACGCATCGGCCGAACCGCAAGCCGCCGTCTCCTGCACCGGGCTCGCCTACACCTTCGGCGACACGAACGCCGTGGACGGACTCGACCTGGCCGTCCTGGAGGGCGAATGCTTCGGGCTGCTCGGCCCCAACGGCGCCGGGAAGACCACGGCGATCCGCTGCATGACCACCCTCCTGCCGGTCCCCGCCGGCATGGTCCGCGTCTTCGGGCACGACGCCGCGAAGGACCGTATGGCCGTACGACGGCTGCTGGGCTACGTCCCGCAGCAGCTGTCCGCCGACGCCGGACTCACCGGCCGGGAGAACGTCGCCCTGTTCGCCCGCGTCTTCGACGTGGCGCGCCGCGAACGCGCCGAGCGGGTCCGGCAGGCCCTGGCCGCGGTCGGCCTCACCGACGCCGCCGACCGGCTGGCCGGGACGTACTCCGGCGGCATGGTCAGGCGACTCGAACTCGCGCAGGCCCTGGTCAGCGCGCCCCGGCTGCTGATCCTCGACGAGCCGACCATCGGCCTCGACCCCATCGCGCGGACTGACGTGTGGGACCACATCAACGCCGTCCGCGCGGCCACCGGCATGACGGTGCTCGTGACCACCCACTACATGGACGAGGCCGACCAGTACTGCGACCGGGTCGGCCTGATGCACCACGGCCGCATCCGCGCCCTCGGCACCCCGGCGGAACTGCGCCAGGGGCTCGCCGCCCGCCGCGGCACGGACACGCTGCCCACCCTGGAGGACGTCTTCCGGGACATCGCCGGCAGCGGCCTCGACGACCAGTCAGGAGGATTCCGCGATGTCCGAAGCACCCGCCGCACCGCACGCAGGGTCGGCTGACCCCGCGTTCGGGCTGCTGCTGAAGACCCCGGAGCCCCGCGCGGGCTGGCGCCTGCTGCCCGCCCGGGTCGTGGCGATGTGCGCCGTCGAACTGCAGAAGCTGCGCCACGACCGCACCGAGCTCTACACCCGCGCGGTCCAACCCACCCTGTGGCTGCTGATCTTCGGCCAGACCTTCACCAGGCTCAAGGCGATCCCCACCGAGGGCATCCCCTACATCGACTACCTGGCGCCCGGCATCATCGCCCAGTCCGCGATGTTCATCGCCATCTTCTACGGCATCCAGATCATCTGGGAACGCGACGCCGGGGTCCTCAACAAGCTCCTGGTCACCCCGACCCCGCGGGCCGCGCTGATCACCGGGAAGGCGTTCGCGGCCGGAGTGAAGTCGCTGATCCAGGCCGTCGTCGTGATCGCCATCGCCGCCGTGCTCGGCGTGGCCCTGACCTGGAACCCGCTGCGGCTGCTCGGCGTCGCGGCGGTCGTCGTCCTCGGATCGGCCTTCTTCTCCTGCCTGTCGATGACCATCGCGGGGATCGTGCTGAGCCGCGACCGGCTGATGGGAATCGGGCAGGCGATCACGATGCCGCTGTTCTTCGGCTCCAACGCCCTGTACCCCCTGTCCGTCATGCCGGGCTGGCTCCAGGCGGTCAGCAAGGTCAACCCGCTGAGCTATCAGGTCGACGCCCTGCGCGGCCTCCTCCTCGACACCGACGCACACCTGGCGACCGACTTCGCGGTGCTCGTCGTGGCCGCCGCACTCGGCATCACCGCGGCCTCCGCACTCCTCGGCCGGCTCGCCCGCTGATCTAGCCCGCGGACGTGATGTGCGGCACGCCCGAGAGGGCGGCCGCACGCTCCGGAAGCGGATTCTTCCTGCGCAGCGCTTGATCAGTGATCTAGGGGGCGAAATCGCTGGCCACAGCCCATTCCGCTCATTTGACAGTGCGCTGAGCGCACAGATAGGAAGCAGCTCTCTGAGGTCGAAGAGGTGCACCGTGTACGAGCCGAACGTGGTCGGGGACTGGCAGGAGTACGAGGAGCAGGCCGGTCTGCGTGTCCGCGTCCACCAGCTCCGGGCGGCCGAGCCGCCGCGCGGACGTGATGACGCCGCCGAAGGGCTGACGTACTTCACCGTCCGGGTGACCGTCGAGAACCGCGGCGAGCGGCACTTCGGGATCCACCTGGAAGACGGGCAGATCGACGTGCGGGTCGGCCCCGACGGCGAGAGCGCGTTCATCGACTGGCGCAACTCGCAGTTCATCGAGGGCTTCGACGTCTACCCGCTGCGCCGCGCCACCGCCGTGCTGTTCGCGGCGGGCCCCGAAGCCGCCCTGAGCCAGGTCGACGTCCAGGTCCAGCTGCGGGTCGACGAGGAGTGGACCGACCGCAGGCTGTGGGCGGGCGGCGTCGGCCTCGACGAGGGACAGGCCGGTGCGCACACGGCGTCCGGGCGGGAGAGCCTGGCGCACCAGGTCAGCAACTTCCTGCGGGAGCAGGCGGAAGAGGGAACCGCCTGAGCGTCAGTGCGGGATGCCGTCGATGATCTCGCGGGCACCCTGACGCAGCAGGGCCACCGCGACCGACGTGCCGAGGGTGGCGGGGTCGAGCCGCCCGGCCCATTCGTGGGCGTTGAGGCGGGTCTTGCCGTCGGGCGTGAACACACAGGCCCGCAGGGACAGTTCGCCACTCCGGTCGACCTGGGCATATCCGGCGATCGGGCTGTTGCAGTGCCCTTGCAGCACGTGCAGGAACATCCGCTCCGCGGTGGCCTCCCGATGCGTGTCCGGATGACCGAGGGCGCTGACCGCGTCGATGACCTCCGTGTCGCCCTCCCGGCACTGCAGGGCGAGAACGCCCGCGCCGATCGGCGGCATCATGACCTCGGGGGAGAGCACCTCGCTGATCACGTCGGGGCGGTCGATGCGTTCCAGCCCGGCGACCGCGAGCAGCAGGGCGTCCGCGTCACCGGCCGCCAGTTTCGCCAGCCGCCGGTTGGCGTTGCCGCGGAACGGCACGCACTGCAGGTGCGGGTGGGTGGCGGCCAGTTGGGCGACCCGGCGCACCGAGGAGGTGCCGATCCGGGTGCCGGCGGGCAGCTCGTCCAGGGTGAGGCCGCCGGGATGGACGAGGGCGTCACGGATGTCGTCCCGCTTCAGGAACGCCGCGAACACCGTGCCGGCCGGGAGGGGGCGGTCGGCGGGCACGTCCTTGACGCAGTGCACGGCGAGATCGGCCTCGCCGGCCAGCAGCGCGGCGTCGACCTCCTTGGTGAACGCCCCCTTGCCCTCGACCTGCGACAGATCGCCGAGCCACTTGTCGCCGGTCGTCTTCACCGGCACGACCTCGGTGCGCACCCCGGGATGGAGGGCGGTCAACTCGGCGCGGACACGCTCCACTTGGGCGAGCGCCATCGGCGAGTCCCGGGAGACGATACGAATCAGATCGGGCACGGGCATGCGGACACGATAGACCCTCCGCGTGATCCGCCGGTCGCGATCGGCTCGACCTCCGTCAGTCGGCGACCCGGAGGGTGTACCGGAGTTTCTCCTTCGCCCGGGCGCCCAACCGGTCGTAGAAGCGGACCGCACCTTCGTTCCACGCGGGCGTCTGCCACTGGACCTCGGTGATGCCCAGCTGCCGGGCCTCGTCGACCACCGCGTCCATCAGCAGGGGACCGAGGCCGAGGCCGCGATGGCCCGGGGCGAGGAAGAGGCAGTCCATGTGGAGGTACTCGCTCCCCTCCCAGGTGGAGATCTCGGGCGCACAGGTGGCGTAGCCGACCAGTTCGCCGCCGGGCAGTTCGGCCACCAGGCAGCGCAGGCGCGGTGCCGGGGTGCCGAAGAGGAGCCCCGCGAGGCGTGCGGCGAGGTCGGGGGCGGGTGGCGTGGCGCGTTCGTAGGCCGCGTGCTGGGCGGCGAGTTCGGCCACGCGCGGCAGATCGGCAGGCTCGGCGGGTCGGACGCGCGCAGTCACCGCAGGTCGCCCTGGACGGTGTCCGCGCTCCAGGCGGTGAGACGGTCCGCGACCGTCCCCGTGCCGTCGAGGACGCGCCGCGCGTAGACGTCCCGTTCGTACGACAGCACGGCCGCCTCCCAGACGCACGGGGTCAGTCCGGCCCGCCCCGGCCGCAGCGACTCGGGCTGCCCCACCGGTCCTGCGAACACGGCGAGATCGGACATGCATCCCTCGATCCATGTGTGGACCAGCACGTAGTCCCCGTCGCCGCCCGCGTGCACGATCAGCACGGCGAGTCCCAGCGATCCCCGCAACCGGCCCAGCGCCAGGTGGCCTTCGGCGATCCGCAGCGCGGTTCCGGCGTCCCGCTCGGTCACCGTGCGGCCGGGCGCCTCGATGGCGTACGACTTCACCAGGTGGCCGGCGATCTCTCGCGTGCCCAACGGCCGGGTGGCGCGCCCGTGACGGCCCTCGGACAGACCGAGAAGCGACTTGGTGTCGATCGCCGAGGGGAGCCTTTCGTGAAGATCCATGCGTCCATCATTGGGTGCGGCGGCTTGATCGTCCACTGTCATGAGGGCAGCTCGCCGGGCTCGAGCGCGAACTCGACCGTGTGATGCCCCGTCCCGTCCGCTGCCACCACGGGTTGGCCGCCGCGTCCGTCGACCGTGCAGGACCGCACCCGGCTGCCGGACCCGGTGAGGGCGATGTCGAGCGTCATGCCCCGGTAGCGCAGCCCGCGCAGGCTCACCGGACCCCACCCCTCGGGCAGACAGGGGCGCAGCCGAAGCGCGTTCTCGGTGAACGTCAGCCCGAACAGGCCCTCGTGCAGCAGCCGCAGATACGCCGTCGCCGACCAGGTCTGATCGGGCTGCGACACGAAGTGCTCGGCGCGTCCGCTCCCGCCGGCTTGCCAGCCGCCGTCGACGGCACCGCTCACGGAGTCGTACAACTCGTAGAAACCGGAGCCGGAGAAGAGGCCGGCGAGCTGATCCACCGCGCGTCCGAACAGATCGGCGCGGCCCGCG contains:
- a CDS encoding ABC transporter permease, with product MSEAPAAPHAGSADPAFGLLLKTPEPRAGWRLLPARVVAMCAVELQKLRHDRTELYTRAVQPTLWLLIFGQTFTRLKAIPTEGIPYIDYLAPGIIAQSAMFIAIFYGIQIIWERDAGVLNKLLVTPTPRAALITGKAFAAGVKSLIQAVVVIAIAAVLGVALTWNPLRLLGVAAVVVLGSAFFSCLSMTIAGIVLSRDRLMGIGQAITMPLFFGSNALYPLSVMPGWLQAVSKVNPLSYQVDALRGLLLDTDAHLATDFAVLVVAAALGITAASALLGRLAR
- the hemC gene encoding hydroxymethylbilane synthase, with the translated sequence MPVPDLIRIVSRDSPMALAQVERVRAELTALHPGVRTEVVPVKTTGDKWLGDLSQVEGKGAFTKEVDAALLAGEADLAVHCVKDVPADRPLPAGTVFAAFLKRDDIRDALVHPGGLTLDELPAGTRIGTSSVRRVAQLAATHPHLQCVPFRGNANRRLAKLAAGDADALLLAVAGLERIDRPDVISEVLSPEVMMPPIGAGVLALQCREGDTEVIDAVSALGHPDTHREATAERMFLHVLQGHCNSPIAGYAQVDRSGELSLRACVFTPDGKTRLNAHEWAGRLDPATLGTSVAVALLRQGAREIIDGIPH
- a CDS encoding GNAT family N-acetyltransferase, with amino-acid sequence MTARVRPAEPADLPRVAELAAQHAAYERATPPAPDLAARLAGLLFGTPAPRLRCLVAELPGGELVGYATCAPEISTWEGSEYLHMDCLFLAPGHRGLGLGPLLMDAVVDEARQLGITEVQWQTPAWNEGAVRFYDRLGARAKEKLRYTLRVAD